In Colwellia sp. PAMC 20917, a single genomic region encodes these proteins:
- a CDS encoding porin, with protein sequence MKISYSTLAAALLSTLSVSAFAGDVDIYGKANVTVQSSDDGTGTYSEVKSNASRIGFKGGQDLGNGLEVIFKAEFQVDLDGDSDKGDSITDRNQYIGLKGNFGEVLLGINDTVLKQSQGKVDLFSDLNADIKQLWKGENRMSDTVTYKSPKVNGFQLGVTYIAEDEVDGQDGTSMALFYGDKALKKSKFYAAIAVDSEVKGYDAARLTVQGKLAGFTLGAIVHRQEKVSDGSDVEGLLFSAKYGFDKITVKGQVQTANYDGGDRRSGMTVGVDYALAKSTKLFAFYTSFDLDNEADQDYLATGIEYKF encoded by the coding sequence ATGAAAATTTCTTACAGCACTCTTGCAGCGGCATTATTATCAACTCTTTCTGTATCAGCGTTTGCTGGTGATGTTGATATCTATGGTAAAGCCAATGTTACAGTTCAGTCATCAGATGACGGTACTGGTACTTACTCTGAAGTTAAAAGCAACGCTTCACGTATAGGTTTTAAAGGTGGTCAAGATTTGGGTAATGGCCTTGAAGTTATTTTTAAAGCCGAGTTTCAAGTCGACCTTGATGGTGATAGTGACAAGGGTGATAGCATTACTGACCGTAATCAATACATTGGTTTGAAAGGTAATTTCGGTGAAGTATTGTTAGGTATTAACGATACCGTGTTAAAACAGTCACAAGGCAAGGTTGACTTATTTAGTGATTTAAACGCAGATATTAAACAGCTCTGGAAAGGTGAGAACCGCATGAGCGACACGGTTACTTACAAATCACCTAAGGTTAACGGTTTTCAACTGGGTGTTACTTATATTGCAGAAGATGAGGTTGATGGACAAGATGGTACTTCAATGGCCCTTTTTTATGGTGATAAAGCGCTTAAAAAATCTAAGTTCTATGCTGCTATCGCGGTAGACTCAGAAGTAAAAGGTTATGATGCGGCCCGTTTAACCGTGCAGGGTAAACTCGCTGGTTTTACGTTAGGTGCTATTGTTCACAGACAAGAAAAAGTTTCTGATGGCAGTGATGTCGAAGGTTTGTTGTTTTCAGCAAAATATGGCTTTGATAAAATTACAGTTAAAGGACAAGTACAAACGGCTAATTATGATGGCGGCGATCGCCGTTCAGGTATGACTGTTGGCGTGGATTACGCCTTAGCGAAAAGTACTAAACTTTTTGCTTTTTACACGAGTTTTGATCTCGACAATGAAGCTGATCAAGATTACTTAGCGACAGGCATAGAATACAAGTTTTAA